In Vicia villosa cultivar HV-30 ecotype Madison, WI unplaced genomic scaffold, Vvil1.0 ctg.001062F_1_1, whole genome shotgun sequence, one DNA window encodes the following:
- the LOC131633018 gene encoding rho GTPase-activating protein REN1-like isoform X2, with protein MTANVSYVTGEMDQVFSDSSIPSNPQLQPAHSQSLSSHNKVFKSGPLFISSKGIGWTSWKKRWFILTQTSLVFFRSDPNVVSQKGNEVNLTLGGIDLNNSGSVSIKEDKKLLTVQFPDARDGRVFTLKAETTEDLYEWKTALENVLAHAPSATNVTGQSGIFKSGQADSLDSYLNQLKDRDTVKYEVLGRPILLALEEVDGTPSFLEKALRFIEEHGAKVEGILRQAADVEDVENRVREYEQGKVEFSEKEDAHVVADCVKLVIRELRSFPVPASCCKALLEASRTARANRVLAMRAAIWDTFPEPNRRLLQRILLMMQTVASLQAENRMSSSAVAACMAPLLLRPLLIGDCEVENDFDVGGDGSIQLLQAAAAANHAQAIVITLLEEYNTIFEEGSSSPGPDMYMDSEDGESESEEATDDDLSYDDYYDDEQDGSIEGSDVDADDDLVGETNSKTGDSAVNDEYDDKDHILSYSSSKSSEVSDYLAVDQRLSTISLEVSLPLSEDIKNCEDFASQNNSSCADESNEPCENFTSQNKTSFANDSTKVSDIIEGLSPDQTTMNRLNSPSSSSCMNKSITTPNGTTHQRRTVLGRNSGSKNLSMESIDFLDENEAEVERLEAVKTELQSQIAAEGKVNAKLQSYVETRKEAKVNAKLQSYVETRKEALQERRLVLERDVDKLQEQLLKEKNLRETLEAGLKFLPGTLSELFDIDEQTKTDFEELMTIEVDLANLELKVNELGARLSALLERNYGSMPNFCDQTQRISGHERNLKSKPDPEVAAISEYDRSISKQDNHFGGAENENERKPESTLLPNKHPPSSKKSGARVEGTNSPTSAMTRLTSKLNFLKDRRSQFTNDLQNMNKGKGFELQLPPPSPNKSRGFDFHIPLRSPRSRGNERQSPHLSPNKSRGCDFYIPLISPGRSRGSENHFPSISEKVRGNEDHLLRYSEKPRKSDSQLCHSPSISEKFRVNEDHSLRYSEKPRKSDSQPYHFPSISENVRGNEDNSLRYSEKPRKSDCQPYHSDIQNEFSQQYLKRGRSARHYPTHNVD; from the exons ATGACCGCGAATGTGAGTTACGTAACTGGTGAAATGGATCAG gtatttaGTGATTCTTCTATTCCTTCTAATCCTCAGCTTCAGCCTGCACATTCACAAAGTCTTTCTTCTCACAATAAG GTTTTCAAGAGTGGGCCGCTTTTCATATCTTCCAAAG GAATTGGATGGACATCCTGGAAGAAAAGGTGGTTTATTTTAACACAAACTTCACTTGTTTTCTTCAGAAGTGATCCA AATGTTGTTTCTCAAAAGGGAAATGAAGTAAACTTGACCCTTGGTGGCATTGACCTTAACAATTCAGGCAG TGTTTCTATCAAAGAAGATAAGAAACTTTTGACTGTACAATTTCCCGATGCTCGTGATGGACGAGTATTCACACTTAAG GCTGAAACTACTGAAGATTTATATGAATGGAAAACTGCACTTGAGAATGTTTTGGCACATGCACCAAGTGCTACAAATGTGACCGGGCAAAGTGGTATCTTTAAAAGTGGACAGGCCGACTCACTTGATAGTTATTTGAACCAGT TGAAGGATCGAGATACAGTAAAATATGAAGTCCTTGGTCGGCCAATTTTACTTGCTTTGGAGGAAGTTGATGGAACTCCCTCTTTTTTGGAAAAAGCCCTGAGGTTCATAGAAGAGCATG GAGCCAAAGTAGAAGGGATCTTGCGGCAAGCAGCTGATGTTGAAGATGTTGAAAATCGAGTGCGAGAATATGAACAAG GAAAAGTTGAATTTTCTGAGAAGGAGGACGCACATGTTGTTGCTGATTGTGTTAAG cTTGTAATTCGTGAACTGCGATCTTTTCCAGTCCCAGCATCTTGTTGCAAGGCTTTGTTAGAAGCATCTC GAACTGCACGTGCGAATAGGGTTCTTGCTATGCGTGCAGCAATATGGGACACTTTTCCTGAACCAAACCGCCGTTTGTTGCAAAG AATACTCTTGATGATGCAAACAGTAGCTTCCCTACAAGCTGAGAACAGAATGAGCTCATCGGCTGTGGCAGCATGCATGGCACCATTACTTCTTCGCCCCCTTCTAATTGGAGATTGTGaggttgaaaatgattttgatgtaGGTGGAGATGGTTCCATTCAACTCTTACAAGCAGCTGCTGCAGCTAACCATGCTCAAGCAATTGTTATTACTTTATTAGAAGAATATAACACCATATTTGAG GAAGGTTCTTCATCTCCCGGCCCTGATATGTACATGGATTCAGAAGATGGTGAATCTGAGAGTGAGGAGGCCACCGATGATGATTTGTCCTATGATGATTATTATGATGATGAACAAGACGGATCAATAGAGGGgtcagatgtagatgcagatgatgATCTTGTTGGTGAAACCAACAGCAAGACTGGAGACTCTGCAGTCAATGATGAATATGATGATAAG GACCATATTCTTTCATATTCAAGTTCAAAGTCCTCAGAAGTAAGTGATTATCTTGCAGTCGACCAAAGGTTGTCAACAATTTCACTTGAAGTCTCATTGCCTCTGTCTGAAGATATCAAAAACTGTGAAGATTTTGCAAGCCAAAATAACAGTTCTTGTGCAGATGAATCCAACGAGCCCTGTGAAAATTTCACAAGCCAAAATAAAACTTCTTTTGCAAATGACTCCACTAAGGTCTCTGATATAATTGAAGGCTTATCCCCTGACCAAACTACAATGAATAGATTAAATTCTCCTAGCTCTTCTTCATGTATGAACAAATCTATAACCACGCCCAATGGAACAACGCATCAGCGCCGCACTGTTTTGGGGCGAAATTCT GGAAGCAAGAACCTTTCCATGGAATCCATTGATTTTCTTGACGAAAACGA AGCTGAAGTGGAGAGGCTCGAAGCTGTTAAGACAGAATTGCAAAGCCAAATTGCAGCGGAG ggAAAAGTAAATGCAAAGCTGCAATCTTATGTAGAAACGCGGAAGGAAGCCAAAGTAAATGCAAAGCTGCAATCTTATGTAGAAACACGAAAGGAAGCGTTGCAAGAGCGCCGTCTGGTTCTTGAGCGAGAT GTGGACAAGTTACAGGAACAGTTGCTAAAGGAGAAAAACCTTAGGGAAACTCTTGAAGCTGGACTTAAGTTTCTTCCAGGGACATTATCTGAATTATTTGATATTGATGAACAG ACCAAGACAGATTTTGAGGAATTAATGACGATAGAAGTAGATCTTGCCAACTTAGAATTGAAGGTTAATGAGCTTGGGGCACGGCTTAGTGCACTACTTGAACGAAATTATGGTTCCATGCCGAATTTCTGCGATCAAACCCAACGAATATCAGGCCATGAAAGAAATTT GAAGAGTAAGCCAGATCCAGAAGTTGCAGCCATTTCAGAATATGATAGATCAATAAGTAAG CAGGACAATCATTTTGGTGGAGCAGAAAATGAGAATGAGAGAAAACCAGAGTCAACACTTTTACCAAACAAACATCCACCTAGTTCCAAGAAATCTGGTGCAAGAGTTGAG GGAACAAACTCCCCTACTTCTGCAATGACAAGACTGACATCCAAACTAAACTTTTTGAAGGATCGCCGTAGTCAGTTTACAAATGATCTCCAAAACATGAATAAAGGAAAAGGATTCGAACTTCAGCTACCACCTCCATCTCCAAACAAGTCTCGAGGATTTGACTTTCACATACCACTTCGATCCCCAAGGTCTCGAGGAAACGAACGTCAGTCGCCACATCTATCCCCCAATAAATCTCGAGGGTGTGATTTTTACATACCTCTTATATCTCCTGGTAGGTCTCGAGGATCTGAAAATCATTTTCCATCAATCTCTGAGAAAGTTAGAGGCAATGAAGATCATTTACTTCGATATTCAGAGAAACCGAGGAAATCGGATAGCCAGCTTTGTCATTCTCCATCAATCTCTGAGAAATTTAGAGTCAATGAAGATCATTCACTTCGATATTCAGAGAAACCAAGAAAATCAGATAGCCAGCCATATCATTTTCCATCAATCTCTGAGAATGTTAGAGGCAATGAGGATAATTCACTTCGATATTCAGAGAAACCGAGAAAATCAGATTGCCAGCCATATCACTCAGATATTCAGAATGAATTTTCACAACAATACTTAAAAAGAGGAAGGTCGGCAAGGCATTACCCGACTCATAATGTTGATTAA
- the LOC131633018 gene encoding rho GTPase-activating protein REN1-like isoform X1 gives MTANVSYVTGEMDQVFSDSSIPSNPQLQPAHSQSLSSHNKVFKSGPLFISSKGIGWTSWKKRWFILTQTSLVFFRSDPNVVSQKGNEVNLTLGGIDLNNSGSVSIKEDKKLLTVQFPDARDGRVFTLKAETTEDLYEWKTALENVLAHAPSATNVTGQSGIFKSGQADSLDSYLNQLKDRDTVKYEVLGRPILLALEEVDGTPSFLEKALRFIEEHGAKVEGILRQAADVEDVENRVREYEQGKVEFSEKEDAHVVADCVKLVIRELRSFPVPASCCKALLEASRTARANRVLAMRAAIWDTFPEPNRRLLQRILLMMQTVASLQAENRMSSSAVAACMAPLLLRPLLIGDCEVENDFDVGGDGSIQLLQAAAAANHAQAIVITLLEEYNTIFEEGSSSPGPDMYMDSEDGESESEEATDDDLSYDDYYDDEQDGSIEGSDVDADDDLVGETNSKTGDSAVNDEYDDKDHILSYSSSKSSEVSDYLAVDQRLSTISLEVSLPLSEDIKNCEDFASQNNSSCADESNEPCENFTSQNKTSFANDSTKVSDIIEGLSPDQTTMNRLNSPSSSSCMNKSITTPNGTTHQRRTVLGRNSGSKNLSMESIDFLDENEAEVERLEAVKTELQSQIAAEGKVNAKLQSYVETRKEAKVNAKLQSYVETRKEALQERRLVLERDVDKLQEQLLKEKNLRETLEAGLKFLPGTLSELFDIDEQTKTDFEELMTIEVDLANLELKVNELGARLSALLERNYGSMPNFCDQTQRISGHERNLKSKPDPEVAAISEYDRSISKQDNHFGGAENENERKPESTLLPNKHPPSSKKSGARVEQGTNSPTSAMTRLTSKLNFLKDRRSQFTNDLQNMNKGKGFELQLPPPSPNKSRGFDFHIPLRSPRSRGNERQSPHLSPNKSRGCDFYIPLISPGRSRGSENHFPSISEKVRGNEDHLLRYSEKPRKSDSQLCHSPSISEKFRVNEDHSLRYSEKPRKSDSQPYHFPSISENVRGNEDNSLRYSEKPRKSDCQPYHSDIQNEFSQQYLKRGRSARHYPTHNVD, from the exons ATGACCGCGAATGTGAGTTACGTAACTGGTGAAATGGATCAG gtatttaGTGATTCTTCTATTCCTTCTAATCCTCAGCTTCAGCCTGCACATTCACAAAGTCTTTCTTCTCACAATAAG GTTTTCAAGAGTGGGCCGCTTTTCATATCTTCCAAAG GAATTGGATGGACATCCTGGAAGAAAAGGTGGTTTATTTTAACACAAACTTCACTTGTTTTCTTCAGAAGTGATCCA AATGTTGTTTCTCAAAAGGGAAATGAAGTAAACTTGACCCTTGGTGGCATTGACCTTAACAATTCAGGCAG TGTTTCTATCAAAGAAGATAAGAAACTTTTGACTGTACAATTTCCCGATGCTCGTGATGGACGAGTATTCACACTTAAG GCTGAAACTACTGAAGATTTATATGAATGGAAAACTGCACTTGAGAATGTTTTGGCACATGCACCAAGTGCTACAAATGTGACCGGGCAAAGTGGTATCTTTAAAAGTGGACAGGCCGACTCACTTGATAGTTATTTGAACCAGT TGAAGGATCGAGATACAGTAAAATATGAAGTCCTTGGTCGGCCAATTTTACTTGCTTTGGAGGAAGTTGATGGAACTCCCTCTTTTTTGGAAAAAGCCCTGAGGTTCATAGAAGAGCATG GAGCCAAAGTAGAAGGGATCTTGCGGCAAGCAGCTGATGTTGAAGATGTTGAAAATCGAGTGCGAGAATATGAACAAG GAAAAGTTGAATTTTCTGAGAAGGAGGACGCACATGTTGTTGCTGATTGTGTTAAG cTTGTAATTCGTGAACTGCGATCTTTTCCAGTCCCAGCATCTTGTTGCAAGGCTTTGTTAGAAGCATCTC GAACTGCACGTGCGAATAGGGTTCTTGCTATGCGTGCAGCAATATGGGACACTTTTCCTGAACCAAACCGCCGTTTGTTGCAAAG AATACTCTTGATGATGCAAACAGTAGCTTCCCTACAAGCTGAGAACAGAATGAGCTCATCGGCTGTGGCAGCATGCATGGCACCATTACTTCTTCGCCCCCTTCTAATTGGAGATTGTGaggttgaaaatgattttgatgtaGGTGGAGATGGTTCCATTCAACTCTTACAAGCAGCTGCTGCAGCTAACCATGCTCAAGCAATTGTTATTACTTTATTAGAAGAATATAACACCATATTTGAG GAAGGTTCTTCATCTCCCGGCCCTGATATGTACATGGATTCAGAAGATGGTGAATCTGAGAGTGAGGAGGCCACCGATGATGATTTGTCCTATGATGATTATTATGATGATGAACAAGACGGATCAATAGAGGGgtcagatgtagatgcagatgatgATCTTGTTGGTGAAACCAACAGCAAGACTGGAGACTCTGCAGTCAATGATGAATATGATGATAAG GACCATATTCTTTCATATTCAAGTTCAAAGTCCTCAGAAGTAAGTGATTATCTTGCAGTCGACCAAAGGTTGTCAACAATTTCACTTGAAGTCTCATTGCCTCTGTCTGAAGATATCAAAAACTGTGAAGATTTTGCAAGCCAAAATAACAGTTCTTGTGCAGATGAATCCAACGAGCCCTGTGAAAATTTCACAAGCCAAAATAAAACTTCTTTTGCAAATGACTCCACTAAGGTCTCTGATATAATTGAAGGCTTATCCCCTGACCAAACTACAATGAATAGATTAAATTCTCCTAGCTCTTCTTCATGTATGAACAAATCTATAACCACGCCCAATGGAACAACGCATCAGCGCCGCACTGTTTTGGGGCGAAATTCT GGAAGCAAGAACCTTTCCATGGAATCCATTGATTTTCTTGACGAAAACGA AGCTGAAGTGGAGAGGCTCGAAGCTGTTAAGACAGAATTGCAAAGCCAAATTGCAGCGGAG ggAAAAGTAAATGCAAAGCTGCAATCTTATGTAGAAACGCGGAAGGAAGCCAAAGTAAATGCAAAGCTGCAATCTTATGTAGAAACACGAAAGGAAGCGTTGCAAGAGCGCCGTCTGGTTCTTGAGCGAGAT GTGGACAAGTTACAGGAACAGTTGCTAAAGGAGAAAAACCTTAGGGAAACTCTTGAAGCTGGACTTAAGTTTCTTCCAGGGACATTATCTGAATTATTTGATATTGATGAACAG ACCAAGACAGATTTTGAGGAATTAATGACGATAGAAGTAGATCTTGCCAACTTAGAATTGAAGGTTAATGAGCTTGGGGCACGGCTTAGTGCACTACTTGAACGAAATTATGGTTCCATGCCGAATTTCTGCGATCAAACCCAACGAATATCAGGCCATGAAAGAAATTT GAAGAGTAAGCCAGATCCAGAAGTTGCAGCCATTTCAGAATATGATAGATCAATAAGTAAG CAGGACAATCATTTTGGTGGAGCAGAAAATGAGAATGAGAGAAAACCAGAGTCAACACTTTTACCAAACAAACATCCACCTAGTTCCAAGAAATCTGGTGCAAGAGTTGAG CAGGGAACAAACTCCCCTACTTCTGCAATGACAAGACTGACATCCAAACTAAACTTTTTGAAGGATCGCCGTAGTCAGTTTACAAATGATCTCCAAAACATGAATAAAGGAAAAGGATTCGAACTTCAGCTACCACCTCCATCTCCAAACAAGTCTCGAGGATTTGACTTTCACATACCACTTCGATCCCCAAGGTCTCGAGGAAACGAACGTCAGTCGCCACATCTATCCCCCAATAAATCTCGAGGGTGTGATTTTTACATACCTCTTATATCTCCTGGTAGGTCTCGAGGATCTGAAAATCATTTTCCATCAATCTCTGAGAAAGTTAGAGGCAATGAAGATCATTTACTTCGATATTCAGAGAAACCGAGGAAATCGGATAGCCAGCTTTGTCATTCTCCATCAATCTCTGAGAAATTTAGAGTCAATGAAGATCATTCACTTCGATATTCAGAGAAACCAAGAAAATCAGATAGCCAGCCATATCATTTTCCATCAATCTCTGAGAATGTTAGAGGCAATGAGGATAATTCACTTCGATATTCAGAGAAACCGAGAAAATCAGATTGCCAGCCATATCACTCAGATATTCAGAATGAATTTTCACAACAATACTTAAAAAGAGGAAGGTCGGCAAGGCATTACCCGACTCATAATGTTGATTAA
- the LOC131633018 gene encoding rho GTPase-activating protein REN1-like isoform X4, with the protein MTANVSYVTGEMDQVFSDSSIPSNPQLQPAHSQSLSSHNKVFKSGPLFISSKGIGWTSWKKRWFILTQTSLVFFRSDPNVVSQKGNEVNLTLGGIDLNNSGSVSIKEDKKLLTVQFPDARDGRVFTLKAETTEDLYEWKTALENVLAHAPSATNVTGQSGIFKSGQADSLDSYLNQLKDRDTVKYEVLGRPILLALEEVDGTPSFLEKALRFIEEHGAKVEGILRQAADVEDVENRVREYEQGKVEFSEKEDAHVVADCVKLVIRELRSFPVPASCCKALLEASRTARANRVLAMRAAIWDTFPEPNRRLLQRILLMMQTVASLQAENRMSSSAVAACMAPLLLRPLLIGDCEVENDFDVGGDGSIQLLQAAAAANHAQAIVITLLEEYNTIFEEGSSSPGPDMYMDSEDGESESEEATDDDLSYDDYYDDEQDGSIEGSDVDADDDLVGETNSKTGDSAVNDEYDDKDHILSYSSSKSSEVSDYLAVDQRLSTISLEVSLPLSEDIKNCEDFASQNNSSCADESNEPCENFTSQNKTSFANDSTKVSDIIEGLSPDQTTMNRLNSPSSSSCMNKSITTPNGTTHQRRTVLGRNSGSKNLSMESIDFLDENEAEVERLEAVKTELQSQIAAEGKVNAKLQSYVETRKEAKVNAKLQSYVETRKEALQERRLVLERDVDKLQEQLLKEKNLRETLEAGLKFLPGTLSELFDIDEQTKTDFEELMTIEVDLANLELKVNELGARLSALLERNYGSMPNFCDQTQRISGHERNLKSKPDPEVAAISEYDRSISKQDNHFGGAENENERKPESTLLPNKHPPSSKKSGARVEVREQTPLLLQ; encoded by the exons ATGACCGCGAATGTGAGTTACGTAACTGGTGAAATGGATCAG gtatttaGTGATTCTTCTATTCCTTCTAATCCTCAGCTTCAGCCTGCACATTCACAAAGTCTTTCTTCTCACAATAAG GTTTTCAAGAGTGGGCCGCTTTTCATATCTTCCAAAG GAATTGGATGGACATCCTGGAAGAAAAGGTGGTTTATTTTAACACAAACTTCACTTGTTTTCTTCAGAAGTGATCCA AATGTTGTTTCTCAAAAGGGAAATGAAGTAAACTTGACCCTTGGTGGCATTGACCTTAACAATTCAGGCAG TGTTTCTATCAAAGAAGATAAGAAACTTTTGACTGTACAATTTCCCGATGCTCGTGATGGACGAGTATTCACACTTAAG GCTGAAACTACTGAAGATTTATATGAATGGAAAACTGCACTTGAGAATGTTTTGGCACATGCACCAAGTGCTACAAATGTGACCGGGCAAAGTGGTATCTTTAAAAGTGGACAGGCCGACTCACTTGATAGTTATTTGAACCAGT TGAAGGATCGAGATACAGTAAAATATGAAGTCCTTGGTCGGCCAATTTTACTTGCTTTGGAGGAAGTTGATGGAACTCCCTCTTTTTTGGAAAAAGCCCTGAGGTTCATAGAAGAGCATG GAGCCAAAGTAGAAGGGATCTTGCGGCAAGCAGCTGATGTTGAAGATGTTGAAAATCGAGTGCGAGAATATGAACAAG GAAAAGTTGAATTTTCTGAGAAGGAGGACGCACATGTTGTTGCTGATTGTGTTAAG cTTGTAATTCGTGAACTGCGATCTTTTCCAGTCCCAGCATCTTGTTGCAAGGCTTTGTTAGAAGCATCTC GAACTGCACGTGCGAATAGGGTTCTTGCTATGCGTGCAGCAATATGGGACACTTTTCCTGAACCAAACCGCCGTTTGTTGCAAAG AATACTCTTGATGATGCAAACAGTAGCTTCCCTACAAGCTGAGAACAGAATGAGCTCATCGGCTGTGGCAGCATGCATGGCACCATTACTTCTTCGCCCCCTTCTAATTGGAGATTGTGaggttgaaaatgattttgatgtaGGTGGAGATGGTTCCATTCAACTCTTACAAGCAGCTGCTGCAGCTAACCATGCTCAAGCAATTGTTATTACTTTATTAGAAGAATATAACACCATATTTGAG GAAGGTTCTTCATCTCCCGGCCCTGATATGTACATGGATTCAGAAGATGGTGAATCTGAGAGTGAGGAGGCCACCGATGATGATTTGTCCTATGATGATTATTATGATGATGAACAAGACGGATCAATAGAGGGgtcagatgtagatgcagatgatgATCTTGTTGGTGAAACCAACAGCAAGACTGGAGACTCTGCAGTCAATGATGAATATGATGATAAG GACCATATTCTTTCATATTCAAGTTCAAAGTCCTCAGAAGTAAGTGATTATCTTGCAGTCGACCAAAGGTTGTCAACAATTTCACTTGAAGTCTCATTGCCTCTGTCTGAAGATATCAAAAACTGTGAAGATTTTGCAAGCCAAAATAACAGTTCTTGTGCAGATGAATCCAACGAGCCCTGTGAAAATTTCACAAGCCAAAATAAAACTTCTTTTGCAAATGACTCCACTAAGGTCTCTGATATAATTGAAGGCTTATCCCCTGACCAAACTACAATGAATAGATTAAATTCTCCTAGCTCTTCTTCATGTATGAACAAATCTATAACCACGCCCAATGGAACAACGCATCAGCGCCGCACTGTTTTGGGGCGAAATTCT GGAAGCAAGAACCTTTCCATGGAATCCATTGATTTTCTTGACGAAAACGA AGCTGAAGTGGAGAGGCTCGAAGCTGTTAAGACAGAATTGCAAAGCCAAATTGCAGCGGAG ggAAAAGTAAATGCAAAGCTGCAATCTTATGTAGAAACGCGGAAGGAAGCCAAAGTAAATGCAAAGCTGCAATCTTATGTAGAAACACGAAAGGAAGCGTTGCAAGAGCGCCGTCTGGTTCTTGAGCGAGAT GTGGACAAGTTACAGGAACAGTTGCTAAAGGAGAAAAACCTTAGGGAAACTCTTGAAGCTGGACTTAAGTTTCTTCCAGGGACATTATCTGAATTATTTGATATTGATGAACAG ACCAAGACAGATTTTGAGGAATTAATGACGATAGAAGTAGATCTTGCCAACTTAGAATTGAAGGTTAATGAGCTTGGGGCACGGCTTAGTGCACTACTTGAACGAAATTATGGTTCCATGCCGAATTTCTGCGATCAAACCCAACGAATATCAGGCCATGAAAGAAATTT GAAGAGTAAGCCAGATCCAGAAGTTGCAGCCATTTCAGAATATGATAGATCAATAAGTAAG CAGGACAATCATTTTGGTGGAGCAGAAAATGAGAATGAGAGAAAACCAGAGTCAACACTTTTACCAAACAAACATCCACCTAGTTCCAAGAAATCTGGTGCAAGAGTTGAGGTAAG GGAACAAACTCCCCTACTTCTGCAATGA